The Arachis hypogaea cultivar Tifrunner chromosome 16, arahy.Tifrunner.gnm2.J5K5, whole genome shotgun sequence genome contains a region encoding:
- the LOC112697694 gene encoding protein EARLY FLOWERING 3, with the protein MKRGKEEEKVVGEAMFPRLHVNDTEKGGPRAPPRNKMALYEQFSVPSQRFNNQRLLPINHPSTPSSSSQGTGPERSYAFPVHKPSQASTRRESYSSRQYDGANLNTPSTQVEQRRKVDDDDFMVPVYVHSRNGQSNDETVQSSNGRHLTPMVRSERHPSIISNGQQPVMSCRDISSRETVDGLSQTKTIPNQDCFVSNISRSHHADACLWPVSVAGSQTNDDEHGDILTENQTSPQEDNNDPECQDTQIGGPMQGGNLDDSDDISKISSIENSSTLRVSTDDVVGILGQKHFFKARREIANQQRIFAVQVFELHRLIKVQQLIAGSPELLIEDAAFIGKIPLKGSTTKNLSLEELVEPKRQNLKRKDDSQKLNHKMECSAENAVGKASFSSQKSGSHHLNYSSTPGDPHQASGAADNRMAPMCFNPSPGHQWLIPVMTPSEGLVYKPYPGPGFTGSFCGGFGPLGPVPMSNTYMNPVYGLPASHEAIGVPPYIPPGSHAYFPPYGMPFMNNQAMSGSAVEQANQFMAQGSHLQNGHSSADRMDFPAHNQGSSNQPVQRTGSASLAGKSRTPKDSEFQGSSTNSPNETAQQTRTTQEVAEAREANSPSLVDPVVVIDGTNQSHETRSETRVIKVVPHNRRSATESAARIFLSIQEERKRYDS; encoded by the exons atgaAGAGAGGGAAAGAGGAAGAGAAGGTTGTTGGGGAAGCAATGTTTCCAAGGCTTCATGTGAATGATACAGAGAAAGGAGGGCCAAGAGCACCACCTAGGAACAAGATGGCACTTTATGAACAGTTTAGTGTTCCTTCTCAAAGGTTCAACAACCAGCGTCTTCTACCAATCAATCATCCAAGTACCCCATCATCCTCAAGCCAG GGGACTGGTCCTGAGAGGAGCTATGCATTCCCAGTTCATAAACCTTCTCAAGCATCTACTCGTCGAGAAAGTTATAGTTCTCGCCAATATGATGGAGCAAACCTGAACACTCCGTCCACACAAGTTGAACAGAGGAGAAAGGtagatgatgatgacttcatggTTCCTGTATATGTTCACTCAAGGAATGGTCAATCAAATGATGAAACAGTTCAAAGTTCCAATGGGAGACATCTCACTCCAATGGTGAGGAGTGAAAGACATCCATCAATAATCTCCAATGGACAACAGCCAGTAATGTCTTGTAGAGACATATCATCAAGGGAAACCGTTGATGGTCTAAGTCAAACAAAGACAATTCCTAATCAAGATTGTTTTGTGTCAAATATTAGTAGATCACATCATGCTGATGCTTGCTTATGGCCAGTGTCTGTTGCTGGCTCACAAACCAATGATGATGAACACGGCGATATCTTGACAGAAAACCAAACTAGTCCACAAGAGGATAACAATGATCCTGAATGTCAGGATACACAGATTGGTGGCCCAATGCAAGGGGGGAATTTAGATGACAGTGATGACATTTCCAAAATCTCCAGTATAGAAAATTCGTCAACCTTGAGAGTTAGTACTGATGATGTTGTAGGGATACTAGGTCAAAAACATTTCTTTAAAGCAAGACGAGAAATTGCCAA TCAACAGAGAATATTTGCAGTCCAAGTGTTTGAATTGCACAGACTGATCAAG GTCCAACAGCTGATTGCTGGATCGCCCGAACTTCTGATTGAAGATGCTGCTTTCATTGGAAAGATCCCTTTGAAGGGGTCTACTACTAAAAACCTCTCACTGGAAGAACTTGTGGAACCTAAGCGACAAAATCTAAAGCGCAAGGATGATTCCCAGAAGTTAAACCATAAGATGGAATGTTCAGCTGAGAATGCAGTTGGGAAAGCATCTTTTTCGTCCCAAAAAAGTGGTAGCCACCATTTGAATTACTCTTCTACTCCAGGAGATCCACACCAAGCCAGTGGTGCCGCTGATAATAGAATGGCCCCCATGTGTTTCAATCCGTCACCTGGGCATCAATGGTTGATTCCTGTTATGACTCCTTCTGAAGGGCTTGTCTACAAGCCATATCCCGGACCGGGATTTACTGGGTCATTTTGTGGAGGATTTGGACCCCTTGGGCCGGTTCCTATGAGCAATACTTACATGAATCCCGTCTATGGACTCCCGGCTTCGCACGAAGCAATTGGGGTCCCGCCTTACATTCCTCCAGGAAGTCATGCCTACTTCCCTCCTTATGGGATGCCATTTATGAACAATCAAGCAATGTCAGGGTCGGCCGTTGAACAGGCAAACCAGTTCATGGCACAAGGTTCTCATCTTCAAAATGGTCATTCATCAGCCGACAGAATGGATTTCCCTGCTCATAATCAAGGCTCCTCTAATCAGCCGGTACAGAGAACCGGATCTGCATCGCTTGCTGGGAAATCTCGTACACCAAAGGATAGCGAGTTCCAAGGAAGCTCCACGAATAGTCCTAATGAAACGGCACAACAGACTAGAACAACACAAGAAGTTGCTGAAGCAAGAGAAGCAAATTCACCTTCCCTTGTGGATCCTGTGGTGGTAATAGATGGAACCAATCAGTCTCACGAAACTAGATCGGAGACTAGGGTGATCAAAGTGGTGCCTCACAACCGAAGATCTGCAACAGAATCAGCTGCTAGAATCTTTTTATCAATtcaagaagagagaaaaaggtaTGATTCCTAA